One genomic segment of Rivularia sp. PCC 7116 includes these proteins:
- a CDS encoding TrkA family potassium uptake protein, producing the protein MKPRIIVCSLGRTGYKIFRLLRQQGALVVGIHHQAISGERAGDVIVGDLHAASTLKAAGIQQANTLVIAGGDDALNLWIVMQARVLNPRIRIINRFFNTSLGERLDLTLPDHLSMSVAGLAAPVFSFAALGNKAIGQIKLFKQTWPIHEEYIHQYHPWNGRKLNELWEDRSRMLIYYLPVEGDLDLVSAVMSGHELQKGDRLIVGTQPQVRTTRKSLITKLVKVFTNLRQFRHHAQSVLIGAMLLMMIISLATLTYVSAELNMSVIDALYFSVGMITGAGGNETTVESAPDSIKIFTVIMMLVGAAIFGIWYALLNDFVLGTRFKQFWDAARVPRRNHYIVCGLGGIGIKIVQQLYNNGQEVVVVEPNSNGKFINTARSLGIPTIHADASFPETLKSCNVTNAAALIAVTGNDATNVEIALKAKGLSSKITVVVNYADPDFARMAQEVFDFEAVLSPAELAAPAFAAAALGGRILGNGITADSLWVAFATIITPSHPFCGKRVKEAAMSADFVPLYVETNSQTIHGWELLEVCLSGGDMLYLTMPATRLYQLWRYTPKIDAVSY; encoded by the coding sequence ATGAAACCCAGAATCATTGTCTGTAGTTTAGGACGCACCGGATATAAAATATTTCGTTTGCTCAGACAGCAAGGTGCTTTAGTTGTTGGTATTCACCATCAAGCTATTTCTGGCGAAAGGGCTGGAGATGTAATTGTTGGCGATTTACATGCGGCTAGTACTCTCAAAGCGGCAGGAATCCAGCAAGCTAATACTTTGGTTATTGCTGGAGGAGATGACGCATTAAATTTGTGGATTGTTATGCAAGCACGGGTGCTTAATCCCCGCATTCGGATAATTAACCGCTTTTTTAACACTAGTTTGGGCGAACGTTTAGATTTGACTTTGCCAGACCATTTAAGCATGAGTGTTGCGGGTTTAGCTGCACCAGTATTTAGTTTTGCTGCTTTAGGAAATAAAGCTATCGGACAAATCAAATTATTTAAGCAAACTTGGCCTATACACGAAGAATATATTCATCAATATCATCCTTGGAACGGTCGCAAACTCAATGAATTATGGGAAGATCGTTCCCGGATGCTTATTTATTATTTGCCCGTAGAAGGCGATTTAGATTTAGTTTCGGCAGTCATGTCTGGGCACGAACTCCAAAAAGGCGATCGCTTGATTGTCGGAACTCAACCCCAAGTTCGTACAACCCGTAAATCACTAATTACAAAACTGGTGAAAGTCTTTACGAATTTACGTCAATTTAGGCATCACGCTCAATCAGTGTTGATTGGAGCAATGTTGTTAATGATGATTATTTCCTTAGCAACGCTTACTTATGTATCTGCCGAACTGAATATGTCTGTTATTGATGCCCTATATTTTTCTGTAGGTATGATTACTGGGGCAGGCGGCAACGAAACAACTGTAGAAAGTGCTCCCGATAGCATCAAGATATTTACCGTAATTATGATGCTGGTAGGAGCCGCAATATTTGGTATTTGGTATGCTTTGCTGAATGATTTTGTTTTGGGAACCCGTTTCAAACAATTTTGGGATGCAGCAAGAGTACCTCGACGCAATCACTATATTGTTTGCGGATTAGGTGGTATTGGCATCAAAATCGTCCAGCAGCTTTACAATAACGGGCAAGAAGTTGTGGTAGTTGAACCCAACAGCAACGGTAAGTTTATCAATACCGCTCGCAGTTTGGGTATTCCGACTATTCATGCTGATGCCAGCTTTCCAGAAACTTTGAAATCTTGCAATGTCACAAATGCCGCTGCTTTGATTGCCGTTACAGGTAATGATGCGACTAACGTCGAAATTGCTCTTAAAGCTAAAGGTTTATCCTCAAAAATTACCGTAGTAGTAAATTATGCCGACCCAGACTTTGCCCGCATGGCACAGGAAGTATTTGATTTTGAGGCAGTTTTAAGTCCCGCAGAACTTGCCGCTCCTGCCTTTGCAGCAGCAGCCTTGGGCGGTAGAATTCTTGGTAATGGTATCACAGCAGATAGTTTATGGGTAGCATTTGCCACAATAATTACACCATCACATCCATTCTGCGGGAAAAGAGTTAAAGAAGCAGCCATGTCAGCCGATTTTGTACCTTTGTACGTAGAAACTAATTCTCAAACTATCCACGGTTGGGAATTACTCGAAGTCTGTTTGAGCGGTGGAGATATGCTGTATTTAACAATGCCTGCAACACGTTTGTATCAACTATGGCGCTATACTCCCAAGATTGATGCTGTTAGTTATTAG
- a CDS encoding aminotransferase class I/II-fold pyridoxal phosphate-dependent enzyme: protein MKNKISELAIFGGSPTFNEKLHVGRPNIGSREILLQRINDILDSKWLSNNGNFVQEFEHQIASLVGAKHCIATCNATIGLEIAIKACELKGEVIVPSFTFVATAHALQWQGIEPVFCDIDPKTHNIDPKKIESLITDKTTAIIGVHLWGRGCDVEALAEIAKRYNLKLLFDAAHAFSCSYQGQMIGNFGNVEVFSFNATKFCNSFEGGAIVTNDSELANKIRLMKNFGFSNYDCVDFIGINGKMSEVSAAMGLTSLESINDFININRRNYQKYQQELSNIRGINLINYDDAEQCNYQYVIIEIDESITGISRDKIYDILWAENVLARRYFYPGCHQMEPYRSRIADMGLMLTNTRHLAARVLALPTGTAIGISEISNICQILRLVSTGENINNEMLYRNVYAC from the coding sequence ATGAAAAACAAGATTAGCGAACTTGCTATTTTTGGTGGTTCACCAACTTTTAACGAAAAGTTGCATGTAGGTCGTCCGAATATTGGTTCTAGGGAAATTTTATTGCAACGTATTAACGATATTTTAGATAGTAAATGGTTGTCAAATAATGGAAATTTCGTACAAGAATTCGAGCATCAGATAGCTTCATTAGTAGGAGCAAAACACTGTATTGCTACTTGTAATGCGACTATAGGATTAGAAATAGCAATCAAAGCCTGCGAACTTAAAGGTGAAGTTATCGTTCCTTCATTTACTTTTGTTGCTACCGCTCATGCTTTGCAATGGCAAGGAATTGAACCAGTTTTTTGCGATATTGACCCTAAAACTCATAACATAGATCCAAAAAAAATAGAATCATTAATAACAGATAAAACTACGGCAATTATTGGAGTTCATTTGTGGGGAAGGGGATGTGATGTAGAAGCACTTGCAGAAATTGCTAAACGCTACAACTTAAAACTTTTATTTGATGCTGCTCATGCTTTTAGCTGTTCCTATCAAGGTCAAATGATAGGTAATTTTGGCAATGTAGAAGTATTCAGTTTTAATGCAACCAAATTTTGTAATAGTTTTGAAGGGGGTGCAATTGTTACAAATGACAGCGAGTTAGCCAATAAAATTCGTTTAATGAAGAACTTCGGTTTTAGTAATTACGATTGTGTTGATTTCATAGGAATTAACGGCAAAATGAGCGAAGTATCTGCCGCTATGGGGTTGACATCACTTGAAAGTATAAATGATTTTATTAATATAAACCGTAGAAATTACCAAAAATATCAACAAGAATTATCCAATATCAGGGGCATAAATTTAATTAATTATGACGATGCAGAACAATGTAATTATCAATACGTAATTATTGAAATTGATGAATCAATAACTGGAATTAGTCGTGACAAAATTTACGATATTTTGTGGGCGGAGAATGTTCTAGCAAGGCGCTACTTTTATCCTGGTTGTCATCAAATGGAACCTTATCGTTCTCGTATTGCTGATATGGGTTTGATGTTAACTAATACCAGGCATTTAGCAGCCAGAGTACTAGCATTACCTACGGGTACTGCCATAGGAATTTCAGAAATAAGTAATATTTGTCAGATATTAAGGCTTGTTAGTACAGGGGAAAATATAAATAATGAAATGCTCTACCGAAATGTTTACGCTTGCTAA
- a CDS encoding GNAT family N-acetyltransferase, whose translation MNIQVIDSQNPLWLQTLRKLRYDVYHLPEYARLEAKRNKADSQAFIISDGEKIFFLPFLIRSCNDILGSKAQEYKDAISPYGYSGVLLNRAAANSDIFTDFALKELNYYFKSKGVCSAFFRLHPILNNKFSFIFSRDTINKIGETISVDLKLSESQIWANTRKGHQSTINKCKRLGFTARMVNLVEYVDNFQVIYEETMNRVAAKQSYYFSQEYFSDLQNLHGNIHLCLVELKSEIAAACIFFECGGIVQAHLGGTKNKFLQQSPFNYLIDYVRYWAKQRGNELMHIGSGVGGTKDSLYHFKAGFSKQRHDWFALRLIPDWEKYSYLTNLRAESLNIGVEKLFQSNFFPAYRSN comes from the coding sequence ATGAATATTCAAGTAATTGATAGCCAAAATCCCTTATGGCTGCAAACCCTACGTAAACTTCGATATGATGTTTACCATTTACCAGAATATGCGCGTTTAGAAGCAAAAAGGAATAAAGCAGATTCGCAAGCTTTTATCATAAGTGATGGCGAAAAAATATTTTTCTTACCTTTTTTAATTCGTTCGTGTAATGACATCCTGGGTTCAAAAGCACAAGAGTATAAAGATGCAATCTCACCATATGGTTATTCTGGTGTTTTATTGAATCGAGCCGCTGCTAATTCTGATATTTTTACCGATTTTGCTCTCAAGGAATTAAATTACTATTTTAAAAGTAAGGGAGTATGTTCGGCATTTTTCCGGCTACATCCGATATTGAACAATAAATTTAGTTTTATCTTTTCAAGAGACACTATTAACAAAATTGGCGAAACCATTTCAGTTGATTTAAAGCTTTCAGAGTCACAAATCTGGGCAAATACTAGAAAAGGTCATCAAAGTACAATTAATAAATGTAAGCGACTTGGATTTACTGCGAGGATGGTGAATTTGGTCGAATATGTTGATAATTTTCAGGTAATTTACGAGGAAACCATGAATCGGGTTGCAGCCAAGCAATCTTATTACTTTAGTCAAGAGTATTTTTCCGATCTACAAAATTTACATGGAAATATCCACTTGTGCTTAGTAGAATTAAAATCAGAAATTGCCGCAGCCTGTATATTTTTTGAGTGTGGTGGAATAGTTCAAGCCCATTTGGGTGGAACCAAAAACAAGTTTTTGCAGCAGTCTCCATTTAATTACTTAATAGACTATGTCCGATATTGGGCAAAGCAACGCGGTAACGAATTGATGCATATAGGAAGTGGTGTTGGAGGTACAAAAGACAGCTTGTATCATTTCAAAGCCGGTTTTTCCAAGCAAAGGCATGATTGGTTTGCGTTGCGATTGATTCCAGATTGGGAGAAATATAGTTACCTAACTAATCTACGAGCAGAATCTTTGAATATTGGAGTTGAGAAATTGTTTCAGTCAAATTTCTTTCCTGCTTATCGTTCTAATTAG
- a CDS encoding glycosyltransferase: MSVSLVTFNHEKFIAQAIESVLLQEVDFSYEIIIGEDFSSDRTREIVIDYQKQYPDKIRLILPEENLGCYGQKIFVKTLEASLGEYIALLDGDDYWTTPTKLQQQVDFLDNHPECAICFHDVTTVFEDDADNSRSYNDFEPYQFSDLESILKSNFIPTCSTLYRKGLFNEFPQWYCNIVCGDWVLHVLNARYGKIGYINKSLGVYRVHSNGLFSSMKKIQQLKEAIKCYELLNEYLEFEYNRIIKSEEIYRYLTCLFIYREEGNFIEQQQYINKLIRTFLNHPLVSCTAIFKFIKRNILNKHRLYKWRRKKQKPKLLTHEYSSN; encoded by the coding sequence GTGAGCGTATCTCTTGTCACTTTCAACCATGAAAAATTTATTGCACAAGCAATAGAAAGTGTACTGTTGCAAGAAGTTGATTTTAGTTATGAAATCATTATAGGTGAAGATTTTTCTAGCGATAGAACGCGGGAGATTGTTATTGACTATCAAAAACAGTATCCAGATAAAATCCGCTTGATATTACCCGAAGAAAATTTGGGCTGCTACGGGCAAAAGATTTTTGTCAAAACACTTGAAGCAAGCCTTGGTGAATATATTGCTTTATTAGATGGTGATGACTATTGGACAACTCCAACCAAGCTACAGCAGCAGGTGGATTTTTTAGATAATCATCCTGAATGTGCAATCTGTTTTCATGATGTTACAACAGTTTTCGAGGATGATGCCGATAATTCTCGGAGTTACAACGATTTTGAACCGTACCAATTCTCCGACTTAGAAAGCATTTTAAAAAGTAACTTTATACCAACCTGTTCGACGCTCTACAGAAAAGGTTTATTTAATGAATTTCCACAATGGTACTGCAATATCGTTTGTGGAGATTGGGTACTGCACGTATTGAATGCCAGATATGGAAAAATTGGCTATATTAACAAATCTCTAGGGGTTTATCGAGTTCATAGCAACGGTTTATTTAGCAGTATGAAAAAAATACAGCAGCTAAAAGAAGCTATAAAATGCTATGAACTGCTGAATGAATACTTAGAATTTGAATACAATCGCATCATCAAGTCAGAAGAGATTTACCGTTATTTAACTTGTTTGTTTATATACAGGGAAGAAGGAAATTTTATCGAGCAGCAACAATATATCAACAAGTTAATCCGAACTTTTCTCAATCATCCCTTAGTTAGCTGTACGGCAATTTTTAAGTTTATTAAGAGGAATATTCTTAATAAGCATCGGTTATATAAATGGCGGAGAAAAAAGCAGAAACCGAAGCTGCTAACCCATGAATATTCAAGTAATTGA